In the genome of Myxococcus stipitatus, one region contains:
- a CDS encoding phage major capsid protein, translated as MSPPKTPPPRRRPPHDDRGSQGRRRAPPRRHGRRGGLARRPRRKQAPLSHREEGRSNGRRQAPEHHPGRAVAARCAHGEARRQLGAERRARGAREPDRARRAARRPRRRPGRRAPRGARRGAAQRRDAAPRAHHRRRERGGHRGPREAVADGRRGCDVREQPHRREAGARPHPRGGEQGARREDRDARAGARRHQARARCERVAGEARRVVPVAVGDREGAAAAPRARREAVRAPEQRGARRARVEGLRRGRGMAARSQQAQGPGERRQGDLLPRPLTPRRKETLMSHLSNRSILEKADLALADLTAGGGILQPAQAQKFMRLLIKQSVLLQLATVVPMASPKQQISKLKFGARVLRPGQEGTALGAADRVKPDLSDVELDAKLFKAEVRLSDEVLEDSIERGELRQTIMEMLADAIARDMEDVAINGDTASVDPFLATMDGILKQATSNIVDAAGTPITKDLLRDMLKTLPSEYLRDKKAMRFLSSVDADLGYRNTLADRATVAGDRFLEDDTPVLYSGVPLQPIPLFPENLGVGGDQTAIVLCNPKNVHVGIWRNIRFESDRDISEGTLKIVATLRFDVKFAEEPGVAKAIDVQL; from the coding sequence CATGACGACCGAGGTTCGCAAGGGCGACGGCGTGCACCGCCTCGTCGACATGGTCGTCGAGGAGGTCTCGCTCGTCGACCGCGCCGCAAACAAGCACCGCTTTCTCATCGTGAAGAGGGACGAAGCAATGGACGACGACAAGCCCCAGAACACCACCCCGGCCGAGCCGTCGCCGCCCGCTGCGCCCACGGCGAAGCTCGACGACAACTCGGCGCTGAACGCCGCGCTCGCGGCGCTCGAGAGCCTGACCGGGCTCGTCGAGCTGCTCGGCGACCTCGGCGCCGACCAGGCCGACGCGCGCCTCGCGGGGCTCGCCGAGGAGCTGCGCAGCGTCGCGATGCAGCTCCTCGAGCGCACCACCGACGACGAGAGCGAGGAGGACATCGAGGCCCGCGCGAAGCAGTCGCCGACGGCCGTCGAGGCTGCGACGTTCGCGAGCAGCCTCACCGCCGCGAAGCAGGCGCTCGCCCGCATCCGCGAGGCGGCGAGCAAGGTGCCCGCCGCGAAGACCGAGACGCCCGCGCCGGCGCCCGCCGCCACCAAGCCCGCGCCCGGTGTGAACGAGTCGCTGGCGAAGCTCGCCGAGTCGTTCCGGTCGCTGTCGGAGACCGTGAAGGAGCAGCAGCAGCGCCTCGGGCGCGTCGAGAAGCAGTTCGGGCTCCCGAACAGCGCGGCGCCCGCCGAGCGCGTGTCGAAGGTCTCCGTCGAGGACGTGGGATGGCCGCTCGATCTCAACAAGCCCAAGGACCGGGAGAGCGTCGACAAGGCGATCTCCTTCCACGACCTCTGACACCCCGCCGGAAGGAGACCCTCATGAGCCACCTCAGCAACCGTTCCATCCTGGAGAAGGCCGATCTCGCGCTCGCCGATCTGACGGCGGGCGGCGGCATCCTCCAGCCCGCGCAGGCGCAGAAGTTCATGCGCCTGCTCATCAAGCAGTCCGTGCTCCTTCAGCTCGCGACCGTCGTCCCGATGGCCTCGCCGAAGCAGCAGATCTCAAAGCTGAAGTTCGGCGCGCGCGTGCTGCGGCCGGGCCAGGAGGGCACCGCGCTCGGCGCCGCCGACCGCGTGAAGCCCGACCTGTCCGACGTCGAGCTCGACGCCAAGCTGTTCAAGGCCGAGGTGCGCCTCTCCGACGAGGTGCTCGAGGACAGCATCGAGCGCGGCGAGCTGCGCCAGACCATCATGGAGATGCTGGCTGACGCCATCGCGCGCGACATGGAGGACGTCGCCATCAACGGCGACACGGCCTCGGTCGACCCGTTCCTCGCGACGATGGACGGCATCCTCAAGCAGGCGACGAGTAACATCGTCGACGCGGCGGGCACGCCCATCACGAAGGACCTGCTCCGCGACATGCTCAAGACGCTGCCGAGCGAGTACCTGCGCGACAAGAAGGCGATGCGCTTCCTGTCGAGCGTCGACGCGGACCTCGGCTACCGCAACACGCTGGCCGACCGCGCGACGGTCGCGGGCGACCGCTTCCTCGAGGACGACACGCCGGTCCTCTACTCGGGCGTGCCGCTCCAGCCCATCCCGCTCTTCCCCGAGAACCTCGGCGTGGGCGGTGACCAGACGGCCATCGTGCTGTGCAACCCGAAAAACGTCCACGTCGGCATCTGGCGGAACATCCGCTTCGAGTCCGACCGCGACATCTCGGAGGGCACGCTGAAGATCGTCGCGACGCTCCGCTTCGACGTGAAGTTTGCCGAGGAGCCGGGCGTGGCCAAGGCCATCGACGTGCAGCTCTGA